In Streptomyces qaidamensis, one DNA window encodes the following:
- a CDS encoding RICIN domain-containing protein: MRRAYATLLALCLGLFGALATGGPAQAAPQTITTGSQFTDTSGSPVHAHGGGVLKVGTYYYWFGEHRNADNTFRYVDAYRSTDLKNWEFRNHVLTEASDPELATANIERPKVMYNASTGKFVMWMHKENGTDYSEARAAVAVSDTVDGNYTWKGSFRPLGQHMSRDITVFTDTDGAGYMISAARENYDLQIYRLTADYTGIASLVANPWPGGHREAPALFKRGGVYFMLTSGATGWNPNQQQYATATNIAGPWSAMKNIGDSTTYGSQTAFVLPVQGSSGTSYLYLGDRWGNSFGGTVNDSRYVWLPLNFSNSTTMSMSWSPEVTIDTAAGTVTGTGATYNTLIARHSSKCADVTSQSLWAGAQLKQYDCNGGTNQKYWFKSVGSGYYQLMVRNSSLCVQENASTVTQENCTSSATSQQWSLTTTGSYVNVKSRASGECLDVNGASTANGAALITYTCNGGTNQQWTRGT; this comes from the coding sequence ATGAGACGTGCGTACGCCACCCTCCTCGCCCTGTGCCTGGGCCTGTTCGGAGCCCTCGCCACTGGCGGGCCCGCCCAGGCCGCGCCCCAGACCATCACCACCGGCAGCCAGTTCACGGACACCTCGGGCAGCCCCGTCCACGCGCACGGCGGCGGTGTCCTCAAGGTCGGCACCTACTACTACTGGTTCGGCGAGCACCGCAACGCCGACAACACCTTCCGGTACGTCGACGCCTACCGCTCGACCGACCTGAAGAACTGGGAGTTCCGCAACCACGTCCTGACCGAGGCCAGTGACCCGGAACTCGCGACCGCCAACATCGAGCGGCCGAAGGTGATGTACAACGCCTCCACCGGCAAGTTCGTCATGTGGATGCACAAGGAGAACGGCACCGACTACAGCGAGGCGCGCGCCGCCGTCGCCGTCTCCGACACCGTCGACGGCAACTACACCTGGAAGGGCAGCTTCCGGCCGCTCGGCCAGCACATGTCCCGCGACATCACCGTCTTCACCGACACCGACGGCGCCGGCTACATGATCTCCGCCGCCCGGGAGAACTACGACCTCCAGATCTACCGCCTCACCGCCGACTACACCGGCATCGCGAGCCTGGTCGCCAACCCCTGGCCGGGCGGCCACCGCGAGGCCCCGGCGCTGTTCAAGCGGGGCGGCGTGTACTTCATGCTGACCTCGGGCGCCACGGGCTGGAACCCCAACCAGCAGCAGTACGCCACGGCCACGAACATCGCCGGGCCCTGGTCCGCCATGAAGAACATCGGCGACTCGACGACGTACGGGTCGCAGACCGCGTTCGTCCTGCCCGTACAGGGCAGCTCGGGCACCTCGTACCTGTACCTGGGCGACCGCTGGGGCAACTCCTTCGGCGGCACCGTCAACGACTCCCGGTACGTGTGGCTGCCGCTGAACTTCTCCAACTCGACCACCATGTCCATGTCCTGGTCGCCGGAGGTCACCATCGACACGGCGGCCGGAACCGTCACCGGCACCGGCGCCACGTACAACACGCTGATCGCCCGCCACTCCTCCAAGTGCGCGGACGTGACGAGCCAGTCGCTGTGGGCGGGCGCCCAGCTCAAGCAGTACGACTGCAACGGCGGCACCAACCAGAAGTACTGGTTCAAGTCCGTCGGAAGCGGCTACTACCAGCTGATGGTCAGGAACAGCAGCCTGTGCGTGCAGGAGAACGCGAGCACGGTCACGCAGGAGAACTGCACGTCCTCCGCGACGAGCCAGCAGTGGTCGCTGACCACCACCGGCTCGTACGTGAACGTCAAGTCCCGCGCGAGCGGCGAGTGCCTCGACGTGAACGGCGCGTCCACCGCCAACGGCGCCGCGCTCATCACGTACACGTGCAACGGAGGCACCAACCAGCAGTGGACACGCGGTACCTGA
- a CDS encoding rhamnogalacturonan lyase B N-terminal domain-containing protein has protein sequence MPGATNRPVGRRTVVLAATAGAVGAALARPAHAAGFGYTDDGSNYVVDTGAQLVFKVSKSTGDLTSLVYRGTEYQGYGGQNSHIESGLGASTVSIRQSGSTVLISVTHGTLKHYYAARSGENNVYLWTNKADASVSATRYIVRVKKGAFLNDEPDSYTYAPTTIEASDVFRKSDGQTRSKHYSKRRVMDYDHVGWSAGGVGLWMVRSNHEKASGGPFYRSLLRHQSADGGGLYEILYYGQNQTEAQRFGLQGPYVIAFTDGGAPSSALFPGTLTTPWADSLGIAGYVPASGRGKVAGVGISGRNTAYPYTVGLANAAAQYWGSARASDGFFSLSGVLPGTYTLTVFKGELAVYSTSVSVSAGGTTTLNTIAIPSSNDPSNAGAIWRIGDWNGTPGGFKNADLMTYAHPSDARAASWTGNVVVGSGETAAFPCYLWKDVNSGILVYFRLTAAQAAAAHTLRIGVTTAYANGRPQVTVNDTWTSAIPAPPTQPDTRSLTNGSYRGNNHTFSYSVPASAWKTDAGQYNVLRIDVVSGSGTTGYLSAGTAIDAIDLLA, from the coding sequence ATGCCCGGAGCCACGAACAGACCGGTCGGCCGTCGCACCGTCGTCCTCGCCGCCACCGCCGGTGCCGTCGGCGCGGCCCTCGCCCGGCCGGCACACGCCGCCGGTTTCGGCTACACCGACGACGGCTCGAACTACGTCGTCGACACCGGCGCCCAGCTGGTCTTCAAGGTCTCCAAGTCCACCGGCGACCTGACCTCCCTGGTCTACCGGGGCACGGAGTACCAGGGCTACGGCGGCCAGAACTCGCACATCGAGTCCGGCCTCGGCGCCTCCACGGTGAGCATCCGGCAGTCCGGTTCGACGGTCCTGATCTCCGTCACGCACGGCACGCTCAAGCACTACTACGCGGCCCGCAGCGGCGAGAACAACGTCTACCTGTGGACGAACAAGGCCGACGCGTCGGTCTCCGCGACCCGGTACATCGTGCGCGTGAAGAAGGGCGCCTTCCTCAACGACGAGCCCGACTCCTACACCTACGCGCCGACCACCATCGAGGCCTCGGACGTGTTCCGGAAGTCCGACGGGCAGACTCGCTCGAAGCACTACTCCAAGCGGCGCGTCATGGACTACGACCACGTCGGCTGGTCCGCGGGCGGCGTCGGGCTGTGGATGGTGCGCAGCAACCACGAGAAGGCCTCCGGCGGCCCCTTCTACCGCTCCCTGCTGCGCCACCAGAGCGCGGACGGCGGCGGCCTGTACGAGATCCTCTACTACGGGCAGAACCAGACCGAGGCGCAGCGCTTCGGCCTCCAGGGGCCGTACGTCATCGCCTTCACGGACGGCGGAGCTCCCTCCTCGGCGCTGTTCCCGGGCACGCTGACCACGCCGTGGGCCGACTCGCTCGGCATCGCGGGCTACGTACCGGCGAGCGGCCGGGGCAAGGTGGCGGGTGTTGGGATCTCCGGGCGGAACACGGCCTATCCGTACACGGTCGGACTGGCCAACGCGGCCGCGCAGTACTGGGGTTCCGCACGGGCTTCGGACGGCTTCTTCTCCCTGTCCGGGGTGTTGCCGGGGACGTACACGCTGACCGTCTTCAAGGGCGAACTGGCGGTGTACAGCACGTCGGTGAGCGTGTCGGCGGGCGGCACGACGACCCTGAACACGATCGCGATACCGTCCTCCAACGACCCGTCGAACGCGGGCGCGATCTGGCGGATCGGTGACTGGAACGGCACGCCGGGCGGGTTCAAGAACGCGGACCTGATGACGTACGCGCATCCGTCGGACGCACGGGCCGCGTCCTGGACGGGGAACGTGGTCGTCGGCAGTGGCGAGACGGCGGCCTTCCCCTGCTACCTCTGGAAGGACGTCAACAGCGGGATCCTGGTGTACTTCCGGCTCACGGCGGCCCAGGCGGCCGCCGCGCACACCCTGCGCATCGGCGTGACGACGGCGTACGCGAACGGCCGTCCCCAGGTCACCGTCAACGACACCTGGACCTCGGCGATCCCCGCCCCGCCCACCCAGCCGGACACCCGGTCGCTGACCAACGGTTCCTACCGGGGCAACAACCACACGTTCTCGTACAGCGTCCCGGCGTCCGCCTGGAAGACGGACGCCGGCCAGTACAACGTGCTCCGGATCGACGTGGTGAGCGGGTCGGGAACGACCGGCTACCTCAGTGCGGGCACGGCGATCGACGCGATCGACCTGCTCGCCTGA
- a CDS encoding rhamnogalacturonan acetylesterase, which yields MRRFSIAVVAAVTLGTALSSVPAHAGGGSGGRGLAHCTDGTCHFDVPPGTYDVRVTLGGKAASGTSVSGESRRSLLPETAVPAGERITRSFTVNVRTPEGEPTGPEGTPGLDLRVGGSAPALADIRVTRARHARQIFLVGDSTVCDQPGDPYSGWGQQLPQYLRKGVSVANYADSGESTVSYLGNPQLWATVRPLIRPGDLVLVQLAHNDKTTDEATYRANLETLVAGVRERGGQPVLVTPIVRRWFSPDGTLNNGTALLVNGLGVDHPAVIRSVAAARDVPLIDLTAKTKALVESLGVEGSKALYLTNEARDNTHTSVRGATAYAALVRDELVTRHLVPKGQVRVG from the coding sequence GTGAGACGTTTCAGTATCGCCGTCGTGGCGGCCGTGACCCTGGGAACCGCGTTGTCGTCCGTACCCGCCCACGCGGGCGGGGGGAGCGGCGGCCGCGGCCTCGCCCACTGCACGGACGGCACGTGCCACTTCGACGTCCCGCCGGGCACCTACGACGTACGGGTCACCCTCGGCGGGAAGGCGGCGTCCGGCACGAGCGTCAGCGGTGAGTCCCGCCGCTCCCTGCTGCCGGAGACGGCCGTACCGGCCGGCGAGCGGATCACCCGCAGCTTCACGGTGAACGTCCGCACTCCCGAGGGCGAGCCCACCGGACCCGAGGGAACCCCCGGCCTCGACCTGCGGGTCGGCGGCTCCGCCCCGGCCCTCGCCGACATCAGGGTCACCCGGGCACGGCACGCCCGCCAGATCTTCCTGGTCGGCGACTCCACCGTCTGCGACCAGCCGGGCGACCCGTACTCCGGTTGGGGCCAGCAGCTGCCCCAGTACCTCCGCAAGGGGGTGTCCGTCGCCAACTACGCCGATTCCGGGGAGAGTACGGTCTCGTATCTGGGGAACCCGCAGCTGTGGGCCACCGTACGGCCCCTGATCCGCCCCGGCGACCTGGTCCTCGTCCAGCTGGCGCACAACGACAAGACCACGGACGAGGCCACCTACCGGGCCAACCTGGAGACCCTGGTCGCGGGCGTCCGGGAGCGGGGCGGACAGCCGGTCCTTGTCACTCCCATCGTGCGGCGCTGGTTCAGCCCCGACGGCACGCTGAACAACGGAACCGCGCTCCTCGTCAACGGCCTCGGTGTCGACCACCCGGCCGTCATCCGCTCGGTCGCGGCGGCGCGGGACGTCCCGCTGATCGACCTCACGGCCAAGACCAAGGCACTGGTGGAGTCCCTCGGCGTGGAAGGCTCCAAGGCGCTCTACCTCACCAACGAGGCGCGGGACAACACGCACACCTCCGTGCGCGGTGCGACGGCCTACGCGGCCCTGGTCCGCGACGAACTCGTCACCCGGCATCTGGTGCCCAAGGGCCAGGTGAGGGTGGGATGA
- a CDS encoding DUF2264 domain-containing protein — MQLPPADRTTSPFTGYTRAHWEAAADSLLTAVEPYASEDRALYHLPGDRASWSGRLSDGLEGYARTLLLAAFRRDEKALERYATGLAAGVSGVWPRIEDRSQPLVEAASIALALRLTRDLLWDRLDDGVRQRTAAWLGDALTAEPWPCNWELFPVTVGGFLAEIGHEPEASRAAIDRGLERIEQWYVGEGWYTDGDGRKYDYYNGWAMHLYPVLHAWLEQDERLLARYGDRLARHLDDYARLFGGDGAPMHQGRSLTYRFATTAPLWLGAMTGRTPLPPGGTRRLASGALKYFLDRGAVDDRGLLTLGWHGPDESVLQGYSGPASPYWASKGFLGLLLPPDHEVWTAPEEPAPAERADFVTPVGPPNWLLQSTRSDGVVRLHNHGSEDVRYDPYYTRLAYSTVTTPAQTYDNSVLVAGDPGRTGIEPLGAGEGWAASRHMAGGGARVTTVVLAHGAVEVRAHLVAGAEPGTAVRVTGWSAPDGLRAELLPAVGLDDDLTGVTAGDATLFVALARLTAETDPVPLPETVAVTASADGELTVRWSTGHEVRVRLDGSGVHVG, encoded by the coding sequence ATGCAACTGCCTCCCGCCGACCGCACGACGTCCCCGTTCACCGGCTACACCCGCGCCCACTGGGAGGCGGCGGCCGACTCCCTGCTCACCGCCGTGGAGCCGTACGCGAGCGAGGACCGGGCGCTCTACCACCTGCCCGGCGACCGGGCCAGTTGGTCGGGCCGCCTCTCCGACGGCCTGGAGGGGTACGCCCGCACCCTTCTGCTCGCCGCCTTCCGCCGCGACGAGAAGGCCCTGGAGCGCTACGCGACCGGCCTCGCCGCCGGCGTCTCGGGCGTCTGGCCCCGCATCGAGGACCGCAGCCAGCCCCTGGTGGAGGCGGCCTCCATCGCCCTGGCCCTGCGCCTGACCCGGGACCTGCTCTGGGACCGCCTGGACGACGGCGTACGCCAGCGGACGGCCGCCTGGCTGGGCGACGCCCTCACGGCGGAGCCCTGGCCCTGCAACTGGGAACTGTTCCCGGTCACGGTGGGCGGCTTCCTGGCCGAGATCGGCCACGAGCCGGAAGCCTCCCGCGCGGCGATCGACCGCGGCCTGGAACGCATCGAGCAGTGGTACGTGGGTGAGGGCTGGTACACCGACGGCGACGGCCGCAAGTACGACTACTACAACGGCTGGGCGATGCACCTCTACCCGGTGCTGCACGCCTGGCTGGAGCAGGACGAACGACTGCTGGCGCGGTACGGCGACCGCCTCGCCCGGCACCTCGACGACTACGCCCGCCTGTTCGGAGGCGACGGCGCGCCCATGCACCAGGGGCGCTCCCTGACGTACCGCTTCGCCACCACCGCCCCGCTGTGGCTGGGCGCGATGACCGGCCGTACGCCCCTGCCGCCCGGCGGGACCCGGCGGCTGGCCTCCGGCGCGCTGAAGTACTTCCTGGACCGGGGCGCGGTGGACGACCGGGGCCTGCTCACCCTCGGCTGGCACGGCCCCGACGAGTCCGTCCTGCAGGGCTACTCGGGACCGGCCTCCCCGTACTGGGCGAGCAAGGGCTTCCTCGGTCTGCTCCTGCCCCCGGACCACGAGGTGTGGACGGCGCCGGAGGAACCCGCCCCCGCCGAACGAGCCGACTTCGTCACCCCCGTCGGCCCGCCCAACTGGCTGCTCCAGTCCACCCGCTCCGACGGCGTGGTCCGCCTCCACAACCACGGCAGTGAGGACGTCCGCTACGACCCGTACTACACGCGGCTGGCGTACTCCACCGTCACCACACCGGCGCAGACGTACGACAACAGCGTCCTCGTCGCCGGCGACCCGGGCCGCACCGGCATCGAACCGCTCGGCGCGGGTGAGGGCTGGGCGGCGTCCCGGCACATGGCGGGCGGGGGAGCCCGGGTGACGACCGTGGTGCTGGCGCACGGGGCGGTGGAGGTGCGGGCGCATCTGGTCGCGGGGGCGGAGCCGGGGACGGCGGTCCGCGTGACCGGCTGGAGCGCGCCGGACGGTCTCCGTGCGGAACTGCTCCCCGCCGTCGGCCTCGACGACGACCTCACCGGCGTCACCGCCGGGGACGCCACCCTGTTCGTCGCCTTGGCCCGGCTCACCGCCGAGACGGACCCCGTGCCGCTGCCGGAAACCGTCGCGGTAACCGCTTCCGCGGACGGGGAGCTGACGGTCCGCTGGAGTACGGGGCACGAGGTGCGGGTCCGGCTGGACGGGTCCGGCGTGCACGTCGGCTGA